In the Leptolyngbya sp. FACHB-261 genome, one interval contains:
- a CDS encoding glycosyltransferase family 2 protein produces the protein MLSVSSDCPNSSLPAVSVIVPVFDGAVDLPELLAGLDRQSYPVEQLEVLIVDNNSNDSSRELVTEHCRQRPHFKLLSETEIQSSYAARNTGIRAAQGEILAFTDADCRPEPGWLSALVAPFVDPAVGLVAGEILAVASEGLLEQYAERQQVLSQRHTLAHPQGPYGQTANLAVRREALLEAGLFRPYLTTGGDADLCWRVQNSGQWRLEAAPEAVVRHRHRTTLSEFRKQWRRYGRSNRYLHSLHGIPLQREPTLQEYSYRTLRWLLKELPQASLKLLRGQAGVVDLLGTPIDLVGRQARAYGQKTAQLPDNAREIPSLALPPASDRQSTLRADPLSFSS, from the coding sequence ATGCTGTCTGTTTCCTCTGACTGCCCCAACTCATCCCTACCTGCCGTCTCGGTGATTGTGCCGGTATTTGACGGGGCTGTCGATCTGCCCGAGCTATTGGCAGGGCTAGACCGTCAGTCCTACCCAGTGGAGCAGTTGGAAGTCCTCATAGTCGATAACAATTCCAATGACAGCAGCCGTGAGCTCGTCACCGAACATTGCCGTCAACGGCCTCACTTCAAGCTGTTGAGCGAAACAGAGATCCAGAGCTCCTATGCTGCCCGTAACACCGGCATTCGGGCTGCTCAAGGTGAGATCTTGGCTTTTACTGATGCCGACTGTCGGCCTGAGCCAGGTTGGCTTTCGGCTTTGGTTGCCCCCTTTGTCGATCCGGCAGTTGGCTTGGTGGCAGGAGAAATTTTGGCGGTAGCCAGTGAAGGCTTGCTCGAACAATACGCGGAGCGGCAGCAAGTGCTATCGCAACGACACACGCTCGCCCACCCGCAAGGACCCTATGGACAAACTGCAAACTTGGCAGTGCGGCGAGAAGCGTTGCTAGAGGCTGGTCTGTTTCGACCCTATCTGACTACCGGCGGGGATGCAGACCTGTGCTGGCGGGTGCAAAACAGTGGGCAATGGCGCCTAGAAGCGGCTCCTGAGGCTGTGGTACGCCATCGGCATCGGACTACCCTATCGGAGTTTCGCAAGCAGTGGCGACGGTATGGACGCTCCAATCGCTACCTGCACAGCTTGCATGGCATCCCGTTACAGCGTGAGCCGACTTTGCAGGAATACAGTTACCGGACACTGCGTTGGTTGCTGAAAGAGCTGCCGCAGGCTAGCCTCAAGCTGCTACGGGGTCAGGCTGGTGTTGTCGATCTGCTTGGCACCCCTATCGATTTAGTGGGACGGCAAGCGCGGGCCTACGGCCAGAAGACAGCACAACTACCAGATAATGCTCGCGAAATTCCATCGCTAGCCCTGCCCCCCGCTTCAGATCGCCAGTCAACGCTCCGTGCCGACCCTCTGAGCTTCTCCTCATGA
- a CDS encoding FAD-binding oxidoreductase — protein MSVSAEFLQALQDIVPVGAILTDFGSLERLSKDYYWYSPWLKEQLADKRADVVVQCTTEAQIVALLRLTYQHRVPITARGLGTGNYGQIVPLYGGVLLDLKPMNQILAFSNGGVIAEPGVKLSTIEQEGRQQGLELRMYPSTIGTASIGGFVAGGSGGIGSIAHGVLRDRGNLRALRLITAEAEPQILELRGPEIDQALHAYGTNGIITQVDMPLAPRVDWQQLAAGFGSWQAAHDFTWAVACATGIQKRMIAGLEQPIVAYEKPIAGYANPDLHTVLLLISPTDLPEAKLLVAEHGGEVTGEAPLYGKGSPTFSDATWNHTTLWAKKQDDALTYLQCGFTANRTGSLEQMQLLKTKFGDEFLLHSEMVRFQGNVQCWALPIIRYSTRERLQEMIDYCESIGVFVYNPHTYILEDGGHDAGNPVQLSFKHRTDPRGILNPGKMRLFQQPDLYGSPVLVE, from the coding sequence ATGAGCGTCTCTGCTGAATTTCTTCAGGCACTGCAAGATATTGTTCCGGTTGGAGCGATACTCACCGATTTCGGTAGCCTGGAGCGTTTATCCAAAGACTATTACTGGTACAGCCCCTGGCTGAAAGAGCAATTGGCCGACAAGCGGGCCGATGTTGTGGTGCAATGCACCACAGAAGCGCAAATCGTCGCGCTGCTGCGCTTGACCTATCAGCATCGAGTGCCGATCACTGCTCGAGGCTTGGGTACCGGCAATTACGGCCAGATTGTGCCTTTGTATGGCGGGGTTCTGCTCGATCTCAAGCCGATGAACCAGATCCTGGCATTCAGTAACGGCGGCGTGATCGCTGAGCCAGGGGTCAAACTCAGCACGATTGAGCAGGAGGGGCGTCAGCAGGGTCTAGAACTGCGTATGTACCCCAGCACCATCGGTACAGCTAGTATTGGTGGCTTTGTGGCTGGTGGCAGTGGGGGCATTGGTAGTATTGCTCACGGTGTCCTGCGTGATCGAGGCAACCTGCGTGCGCTGCGTCTGATCACAGCTGAAGCCGAGCCGCAAATTCTGGAATTGCGGGGACCCGAGATCGACCAAGCCCTTCATGCCTATGGCACCAACGGCATCATTACTCAAGTCGATATGCCTTTAGCCCCTCGGGTAGACTGGCAGCAGTTGGCAGCTGGGTTTGGCAGCTGGCAGGCGGCGCACGACTTCACCTGGGCTGTTGCCTGCGCCACTGGTATTCAAAAGCGCATGATTGCAGGCTTAGAGCAGCCGATCGTGGCCTATGAAAAGCCCATTGCTGGCTACGCCAACCCAGATTTGCACACTGTGCTGCTGCTGATCTCACCCACAGATCTGCCTGAAGCCAAGTTGCTAGTTGCTGAACATGGGGGGGAAGTGACCGGTGAAGCTCCCCTATATGGCAAAGGCAGCCCAACCTTTAGTGACGCAACCTGGAACCACACTACTTTATGGGCCAAAAAACAGGATGACGCCCTGACCTACTTGCAGTGTGGCTTCACCGCCAATCGCACAGGCAGTTTAGAGCAGATGCAATTGCTGAAGACCAAATTTGGCGATGAGTTCCTGCTACACAGTGAGATGGTGCGATTTCAGGGCAACGTGCAGTGCTGGGCGCTGCCGATTATCCGCTACAGCACTCGGGAACGACTTCAAGAAATGATCGATTACTGCGAGTCAATCGGTGTCTTTGTCTACAATCCGCACACTTACATCCTTGAAGACGGGGGGCATGATGCCGGCAATCCAGTTCAACTATCCTTCAAGCATCGAACGGACCCACGCGGTATCTTAAACCCCGGCAAAATGCGCTTATTTCAGCAACCCGACCTCTACGGCTCTCCTGTTTTAGTTGAATAG
- a CDS encoding DUF1838 domain-containing protein produces the protein MSQSLVNCDFSARDLVKVRGAIDETQVLTTWTGSLYALVPGEARKHLFNIVGMNVGRCIENQDGTWNFVSRELTYYTDIHTGEIVRNWQNPWTDEWLPVVHVANNPVQICLQGNYPATVAGDATTFIFDMFLDYPNPLAGDERFSEYSPESNYKAAEFFKLTVPTQELLDPQTISIKNVSISWHRLGPWLPWMKMGARQGQLIYSACGSKVEKFTDLPQVIQEEIDTRIPLYRNAPELRLAQKNMTSWFYFKRHFKAYLRGETFPVPELAPA, from the coding sequence ATGAGCCAATCATTGGTCAACTGCGATTTCAGCGCTAGAGACCTCGTTAAGGTCCGTGGTGCAATTGATGAGACACAAGTACTCACTACCTGGACAGGTTCTCTCTACGCTCTGGTTCCTGGCGAAGCCCGAAAGCATCTCTTCAACATTGTTGGCATGAACGTGGGGCGCTGCATTGAGAATCAGGATGGCACCTGGAATTTTGTATCGCGAGAGCTAACTTATTACACTGATATTCACACAGGCGAAATTGTACGGAACTGGCAAAATCCCTGGACCGATGAGTGGCTACCAGTCGTGCATGTTGCCAACAATCCGGTACAGATTTGTCTCCAGGGAAACTACCCAGCAACAGTGGCAGGTGATGCGACCACTTTTATTTTCGATATGTTTTTAGATTATCCCAATCCCCTGGCTGGGGATGAGCGCTTCTCGGAGTACAGCCCAGAATCAAACTATAAAGCTGCAGAGTTTTTTAAACTAACAGTACCGACTCAAGAGCTTTTAGATCCTCAGACAATTTCAATTAAGAACGTTTCAATCTCCTGGCATCGGCTCGGCCCCTGGTTGCCCTGGATGAAAATGGGAGCTAGACAGGGACAACTAATTTATAGTGCCTGCGGCAGCAAAGTCGAAAAATTCACCGATCTACCTCAGGTAATACAGGAAGAAATTGACACGCGCATTCCTCTGTATCGCAATGCGCCAGAGCTACGTTTAGCGCAGAAAAATATGACGTCGTGGTTCTATTTTAAGCGTCATTTCAAGGCTTACCTACGCGGCGAAACCTTCCCTGTTCCGGAATTGGCTCCTGCTTAA
- a CDS encoding aliphatic sulfonate ABC transporter substrate-binding protein, producing MRKLILPIKRQFVCLFLAAAFVFSVVSGCRSSTADALATVRVDYAYYNPLSLVLKEKKWLEEEFAQDGVKVEWVLSQGSNKALEFLNSNSIDFGSTAGAAALIGKANGNPIKSVYVYSKPEWTALVTQANSSINKLEDLKGKRLAATRGTDPYVFLLRALDSVGLSEKDVELIQLQHADGRAALEKGDVDAWAGLDPHMAKTEVEKGSRLFFRNPDWNTYGVLNVREAFAKEHPESVERVIRAYEKARKWSLENRADLKAIWAREAKLSDPVATKQLERVGLDNSTIGDTQKQAINAAGDVLKKSGVIQASTDVQKTVDELIDPQYVTKVSQQ from the coding sequence ATGAGAAAGCTAATTTTGCCGATCAAGCGGCAATTCGTATGTCTATTTTTAGCGGCGGCGTTTGTATTCAGTGTAGTGAGTGGTTGCCGTAGTTCAACTGCCGATGCGCTAGCCACAGTTCGCGTAGACTATGCCTACTACAACCCGCTCAGCCTAGTTTTGAAAGAGAAGAAATGGCTGGAAGAGGAGTTTGCACAAGACGGCGTCAAAGTTGAGTGGGTCCTCAGTCAGGGCAGCAACAAAGCACTGGAGTTTCTCAACAGCAACAGTATTGATTTCGGTTCCACCGCTGGTGCCGCAGCTTTGATTGGCAAAGCGAATGGCAACCCGATCAAATCTGTTTATGTCTACTCCAAGCCGGAATGGACCGCGTTAGTTACTCAAGCCAATTCCAGCATTAACAAATTGGAAGACTTGAAAGGCAAACGGCTGGCAGCTACCCGTGGCACAGATCCCTATGTCTTCTTGCTGCGGGCCCTCGACAGTGTTGGCTTAAGTGAGAAAGATGTTGAGCTGATTCAGCTGCAGCATGCGGATGGCAGAGCCGCCTTAGAAAAAGGCGATGTGGATGCTTGGGCTGGTTTAGATCCGCATATGGCTAAGACGGAAGTTGAAAAAGGCTCTCGCCTGTTCTTCCGCAACCCGGATTGGAATACTTACGGTGTACTCAATGTGCGAGAAGCATTCGCTAAAGAGCATCCAGAATCAGTCGAGCGGGTGATTCGAGCCTATGAGAAGGCACGCAAGTGGTCTCTAGAAAATCGCGCTGACCTCAAGGCAATTTGGGCCAGAGAGGCCAAGCTCAGCGACCCAGTTGCGACTAAGCAGCTCGAACGCGTTGGTTTAGACAACTCAACAATTGGCGACACCCAGAAGCAGGCGATCAACGCGGCTGGTGATGTTCTGAAAAAGAGTGGAGTGATTCAAGCCTCCACAGACGTGCAAAAAACTGTGGACGAGCTGATTGATCCGCAATATGTCACCAAAGTTTCTCAGCAATAA
- a CDS encoding ABC transporter permease, protein MNWATGLIVPAILLILWEILSRTGVFAANLLPAPSVVLLTIVDLAVDGDLLHHIGATLSRLLLGFLVGAGLATILGALTGYSHAARQLLDPLLQALRNIPSLAWVPLFILWMGIYETSKIALIAVGVFFPIYLNLMSGIQNVDRKLVEVGRIYRLKGFQLVRRVFLPATLPAYILGLRGGLGLGWMFVVAAEIMGASQGLGFLMTDGQATGRPAMILASILLFAVFGKLTDAVLAHFGQRLLKWQDSYGSRS, encoded by the coding sequence TTGAACTGGGCAACTGGGCTGATTGTGCCTGCCATCTTGCTGATCCTGTGGGAGATTCTGTCGCGAACTGGCGTGTTTGCAGCCAATTTACTGCCAGCTCCTTCGGTAGTGCTGCTAACTATTGTTGACTTAGCAGTAGACGGCGATTTACTACACCACATTGGTGCTACTCTTTCTCGGCTCTTGCTAGGTTTTTTAGTGGGTGCGGGTTTGGCAACGATTTTAGGCGCGCTAACTGGTTATTCGCACGCTGCGCGTCAGTTACTAGATCCTCTGTTGCAAGCCCTGCGCAATATCCCTTCGCTGGCCTGGGTGCCGCTGTTTATTCTATGGATGGGCATTTATGAAACTTCAAAAATAGCCTTGATTGCGGTGGGTGTTTTCTTTCCGATCTATCTCAATTTAATGAGCGGCATTCAGAATGTTGACCGCAAGCTAGTCGAGGTTGGCCGCATCTACCGCTTGAAGGGATTTCAGCTGGTTCGCCGTGTTTTTTTACCGGCAACACTGCCCGCTTACATTCTCGGTTTGCGGGGCGGATTAGGGCTAGGTTGGATGTTCGTGGTTGCGGCAGAAATTATGGGGGCCAGTCAGGGTTTAGGTTTCCTGATGACTGATGGACAAGCCACAGGCCGCCCCGCAATGATTCTGGCGAGCATTCTTCTGTTTGCTGTTTTTGGCAAATTGACCGATGCAGTTCTCGCGCATTTTGGACAGCGCCTGCTGAAGTGGCAAGACTCATACGGCTCACGCTCCTAA
- a CDS encoding ABC transporter ATP-binding protein, which produces MLRLDEIHKQFDNGFTALASINLRVQPGEVVSLVGTSGCGKSTLLRIISGLDTPTSGGVWIGNQAIIEPHPEIGIIFQEPRLMPWLTVQENVKFGLRKLVKAEQERLAHEAIAKVGLVEFAQALPRQLSGGMAQRAAIARALVTQPSILLLDEPFSALDAFTRMKLQEHLLEIWQDDQPTMILVTHDIEEALVLSDRVVVMRGNPGRIHQEFVPNLPRPRKRTELSFQHWKERLLSELDLSFTDSPLAEV; this is translated from the coding sequence ATGCTGAGGCTGGACGAGATTCACAAACAATTTGACAACGGCTTCACTGCCTTGGCATCAATTAATCTGCGAGTCCAGCCTGGCGAAGTGGTCAGCTTAGTGGGAACAAGCGGCTGTGGCAAAAGCACCTTGCTGCGCATTATCTCAGGTCTGGACACGCCAACTTCAGGAGGAGTTTGGATTGGTAACCAAGCTATTATTGAACCCCACCCTGAGATCGGCATTATTTTCCAAGAACCTCGGCTAATGCCCTGGTTAACGGTGCAAGAAAATGTAAAATTTGGTTTGAGAAAATTAGTCAAAGCTGAACAGGAAAGACTGGCTCACGAGGCAATTGCCAAGGTAGGCTTAGTCGAATTTGCCCAGGCCCTACCGCGTCAGCTGTCGGGTGGTATGGCCCAACGAGCTGCGATTGCCAGAGCTCTGGTAACTCAACCCTCGATTTTGCTACTGGATGAGCCTTTCAGCGCTCTGGATGCCTTTACTCGCATGAAGTTGCAGGAACATCTCTTAGAAATTTGGCAAGATGATCAGCCAACCATGATTCTAGTGACTCACGACATCGAAGAGGCTCTAGTTTTGAGCGATCGAGTTGTGGTTATGCGAGGCAATCCAGGCCGAATCCATCAAGAGTTTGTGCCCAACCTTCCCAGGCCACGCAAGCGAACCGAGCTGAGTTTTCAGCATTGGAAGGAACGACTACTGAGCGAATTAGATCTATCGTTTACTGATTCACCCTTGGCTGAGGTTTAG
- a CDS encoding acyl-CoA dehydrogenase family protein, which produces MQLATQELTDYNAVAKALAQEFATTAAERDAKGGTAQHERDQLRQSGLLKLMVPQEYGGIGTTWVQTLGIVREFAKVDSSIAHIFSYHHLSVVVPHLFGTPEQKERYYLQTTRNNWFWCNAFNPLDRRVTLTAEGKQFRLNGTKSFCSGSKDSDLIPVSAVREGDTKLAVVVVPTARAGITVHDDWDNMGQRQTDSGSITFDNVLVEASEILGPPGPFGSPFGTLRSCLTQITFANIYLGIAQGAFAAAKQYTASTTRPWLTSGVEQATEDPYILQHYGEMWTNLSGAEALVDKATQLVQTAWEQGEQLTAEQRGECALAIAIAKISATRIGLDVTSRIFEVMGSRSTAAKYRFDRYWRNLRTFTLHDPVDYKVRDVGDWALNDQLPTPNFYS; this is translated from the coding sequence ATGCAACTAGCCACTCAAGAGTTAACAGATTACAACGCTGTGGCAAAAGCCTTAGCCCAGGAATTTGCCACAACAGCGGCAGAACGGGATGCCAAGGGAGGCACAGCCCAGCATGAACGCGATCAATTGCGCCAGAGCGGCCTACTGAAGCTCATGGTTCCTCAAGAATATGGGGGGATAGGGACAACCTGGGTTCAAACCTTGGGCATCGTGCGGGAGTTTGCCAAGGTTGACAGTTCGATTGCTCATATTTTCTCCTACCATCACCTCAGCGTAGTGGTCCCCCACCTGTTTGGTACTCCCGAACAGAAAGAGCGCTACTACTTACAAACCACCCGCAATAATTGGTTTTGGTGCAATGCATTTAACCCTCTAGATCGGCGTGTGACTTTAACAGCAGAGGGAAAACAGTTTCGACTCAATGGGACCAAAAGCTTTTGCTCTGGCTCCAAAGATTCCGATCTCATTCCAGTGTCAGCCGTGCGCGAGGGCGACACCAAATTGGCCGTTGTAGTTGTGCCTACGGCGCGTGCGGGTATCACAGTCCATGACGACTGGGACAATATGGGTCAGCGCCAAACGGATAGTGGCAGCATTACATTCGACAACGTTTTAGTTGAAGCTAGCGAAATTTTGGGACCGCCCGGTCCCTTCGGCAGTCCTTTTGGCACTCTGCGCTCCTGCCTGACACAAATTACCTTCGCCAATATCTATTTAGGAATTGCTCAGGGTGCCTTTGCTGCGGCAAAGCAGTACACTGCCAGCACCACGAGACCCTGGTTGACCTCAGGGGTCGAGCAGGCCACTGAAGATCCTTACATCCTGCAACACTACGGCGAGATGTGGACGAATCTGAGTGGAGCTGAAGCCTTAGTCGATAAAGCAACCCAGTTGGTACAAACGGCTTGGGAGCAGGGAGAGCAACTCACGGCTGAGCAGCGAGGAGAATGTGCCCTCGCGATCGCCATTGCTAAAATCTCAGCCACCCGCATTGGCCTGGACGTCACTAGCCGGATCTTTGAGGTCATGGGCAGCCGGTCCACGGCAGCTAAATACCGATTTGATCGTTACTGGCGTAACCTGCGCACCTTCACCCTGCACGATCCTGTTGATTACAAAGTGCGGGATGTGGGCGATTGGGCTCTCAATGATCAGCTGCCCACGCCTAATTTTTACTCCTAG
- a CDS encoding ATP-binding protein: MFQPVPTSAQEVAASSVLKRFVVSPNRSAPLTWVVSGLAGSGKSSLLLSFPRPLVIDVEGSTHHKQIPPGATVAEVRNWADFCALVEALKQDCPFETVALDTLDALWVLLAGHDPQWQEHGRLYTSFKGTLETLRGLGVHLALSAHVQRVVVPGRSGSREPLRQYRVDLREKLRLWLEGWADVVLYLSESSGRYSLISRPSQEAFAKDRTGRLGRTLQGTPEENRAALWKSLGLDRVDVPAKLAPNSQLLASVEPDLLELFNQERRRAGLSIDEVRAFLNRRFQGKTARDLSPQECEQFLTWLRSQTTKAS, encoded by the coding sequence ATGTTTCAGCCTGTTCCGACCTCTGCGCAAGAAGTTGCTGCCAGCTCTGTTCTCAAGCGATTTGTGGTCAGCCCTAACCGTTCAGCCCCTTTAACCTGGGTTGTTTCTGGATTAGCGGGCTCTGGTAAGAGCAGCTTGCTGTTGAGTTTTCCTCGTCCACTCGTCATCGACGTGGAGGGTAGTACCCACCACAAACAGATCCCTCCAGGCGCGACTGTAGCGGAAGTCCGCAATTGGGCTGATTTCTGTGCCCTGGTCGAGGCGCTGAAACAAGACTGCCCGTTTGAAACCGTTGCCTTAGATACGTTGGATGCGCTCTGGGTCTTGCTTGCAGGTCACGATCCCCAGTGGCAAGAGCATGGGCGCTTGTACACGTCTTTTAAAGGGACTTTGGAGACATTGCGCGGCTTGGGTGTACATCTAGCTCTGAGTGCACATGTACAGCGCGTAGTGGTACCGGGTCGATCTGGCAGCCGCGAGCCGTTGCGTCAATATCGAGTCGATCTGCGCGAAAAACTGCGCTTGTGGCTAGAAGGCTGGGCAGATGTGGTGCTGTATCTCTCAGAAAGCAGCGGACGTTATAGCTTGATCAGCCGCCCTAGTCAGGAGGCCTTTGCCAAAGACCGAACCGGTCGCCTGGGACGCACTCTACAAGGAACACCCGAAGAGAATCGGGCAGCGTTGTGGAAAAGCTTGGGGCTAGATCGAGTTGACGTGCCAGCCAAGCTAGCTCCTAACTCCCAGCTTTTAGCCTCAGTCGAACCCGATCTGCTGGAGCTATTTAATCAAGAGCGTCGCCGCGCAGGACTCAGCATTGATGAAGTGCGGGCATTTCTCAATCGTCGCTTTCAAGGGAAGACTGCCCGCGATCTCAGTCCTCAAGAGTGCGAACAGTTTCTGACCTGGCTGCGCTCTCAAACGACTAAGGCGTCTTAG
- a CDS encoding RodZ family helix-turn-helix domain-containing protein, translating to MRSQGLESASHSLGRGYTTSLELACNEVCQTDVFQQTVTQLQAQLGSATTEVKELLEQVALTSAQLGFHRGLAQAQAHAPMSNAMSKVKVRSKPAQAKPQPQPPQQPRLRRNQSREAIQATQSEALRRLGEQLREARLAQGLSLMMVHSRTLVPLYHLESLETGQVEKLPEVVYVRGFIRRIAPLLGLDGNMLSAQIPDSDPVYNVVPSWHHPSVQADYSIYAYACCVAVTVGALGSVPYFAQIEATPNSDNGSHQQQLPAQPSMAPDTSEPSAMGVTAPEVIQSSTPERLRLG from the coding sequence ATGCGCTCACAGGGTCTGGAGTCTGCCAGTCATTCCCTCGGGCGAGGCTACACAACCTCGCTGGAATTGGCCTGTAATGAAGTTTGTCAGACCGATGTTTTCCAGCAAACGGTCACGCAATTGCAGGCCCAACTGGGCAGTGCCACCACCGAAGTCAAGGAGTTGCTCGAACAGGTCGCTCTAACCTCTGCTCAGTTAGGCTTTCACCGAGGACTGGCGCAGGCCCAGGCCCACGCTCCCATGTCTAATGCCATGTCTAAAGTCAAAGTTAGATCCAAACCCGCTCAGGCTAAGCCTCAACCTCAGCCCCCACAACAACCTCGCCTCCGCCGCAATCAAAGCCGGGAAGCTATTCAAGCCACCCAGAGTGAGGCCCTGCGCCGTCTAGGTGAGCAGCTCCGCGAAGCCCGTTTGGCTCAAGGGCTGTCTTTGATGATGGTACACAGTCGTACGCTAGTGCCCCTCTATCACCTTGAGTCGCTAGAAACAGGACAAGTGGAAAAGCTACCAGAAGTTGTCTATGTGCGCGGCTTCATCCGTCGGATCGCTCCTTTATTGGGCTTAGACGGCAATATGCTGTCCGCACAAATTCCCGATTCTGACCCGGTCTATAACGTTGTTCCCTCCTGGCACCACCCATCGGTTCAAGCTGACTATTCGATCTATGCCTACGCCTGTTGTGTAGCTGTGACCGTGGGTGCCTTGGGGAGCGTGCCCTATTTTGCCCAAATTGAAGCAACACCCAATTCCGATAACGGCAGCCATCAACAACAGTTGCCTGCTCAACCCAGCATGGCTCCAGATACTTCAGAGCCTTCTGCTATGGGTGTTACAGCACCGGAGGTTATTCAATCTTCTACTCCAGAGCGCTTGCGCCTAGGCTAG
- a CDS encoding NUDIX domain-containing protein, which translates to MTYRNPAPTVDIIIELIDRPHRPLVLIERRHEPLGWAIPGGFIDYGESVEAAARREALEETSLVVELLEQFQVYSAPERDPRQHTISVVFLATAVGEPQAADDAKSLAVFEPWQLPSKLCFDHSQILRDYLRYRYYRVRPRLDQQGQA; encoded by the coding sequence GTGACTTATCGTAACCCTGCTCCAACTGTAGATATCATCATTGAGCTGATCGACCGACCTCATCGGCCACTCGTGCTAATCGAGCGTCGACATGAACCACTGGGTTGGGCAATACCTGGTGGCTTTATAGACTACGGTGAAAGCGTAGAAGCAGCAGCTCGACGCGAGGCTCTTGAGGAAACCTCACTCGTGGTGGAGCTGTTGGAACAGTTTCAAGTCTACTCCGCGCCGGAGAGGGATCCTCGCCAACATACAATCAGTGTTGTTTTTCTGGCGACTGCGGTAGGCGAACCTCAGGCAGCAGATGATGCTAAAAGCCTAGCAGTCTTTGAACCTTGGCAGCTTCCCAGCAAGCTCTGCTTTGATCATAGCCAGATTTTGCGAGATTACTTGCGCTATCGCTACTACAGAGTCCGTCCTCGTCTGGATCAGCAAGGGCAAGCCTGA